A window of the Phycicoccus sp. M110.8 genome harbors these coding sequences:
- a CDS encoding helix-turn-helix transcriptional regulator: protein MTMPVLPVTPRPFSVDEQQAVLDAAALLQTCRRDWAQRLSEGPRDGGRIIAHGDLDAGLYDDSTRWTVLLSATCVVSAPFLRASLPHQRYLVSQGLRAETLFDHDRVGEQTLDVLQAEQDPTFRLALVPLQMKIVDGREVVLQGPNCEGRPTLMAIAEPRTLSAAWVYWRAMRESSVPVPPAPGEGDGLTVRQRRIVTLLRQDLTDEAVARHLGCSVRTVRGDVAQIMERVGAHSRFAVAHRLASTAARG, encoded by the coding sequence ATGACGATGCCAGTGCTGCCGGTGACTCCGCGGCCCTTCAGCGTCGACGAGCAGCAGGCGGTGCTCGACGCCGCCGCCCTCCTCCAGACATGCCGCCGCGACTGGGCGCAGCGCCTGTCGGAGGGTCCGCGTGACGGTGGCCGGATCATCGCCCACGGGGACCTCGACGCGGGTCTCTACGACGACTCCACGCGGTGGACGGTCCTGCTGAGTGCCACCTGTGTGGTGAGCGCACCGTTCCTGCGTGCCTCGCTGCCGCACCAGCGGTACCTCGTCTCCCAGGGCCTGCGAGCGGAAACCCTCTTCGACCACGACCGCGTGGGTGAGCAGACCCTGGACGTCCTGCAGGCCGAGCAGGACCCCACCTTCCGGCTGGCGCTGGTCCCCCTGCAGATGAAGATCGTCGACGGGCGCGAGGTGGTGCTGCAGGGACCGAACTGCGAGGGCCGTCCGACCCTGATGGCGATCGCGGAGCCTCGCACGCTGTCCGCGGCCTGGGTCTACTGGCGCGCGATGCGGGAGAGCTCGGTGCCGGTGCCCCCGGCGCCGGGAGAGGGCGACGGCCTGACGGTGCGCCAGCGGCGAATCGTCACGCTCCTGCGCCAGGACCTCACCGACGAGGCTGTCGCCCGGCACCTGGGGTGCAGCGTCCGGACCGTGCGCGGCGACGTCGCGCAGATCATGGAGCGGGTGGGAGCGCACTCGCGCTTCGCCGTGGCCCACCGCCTCGCCAGCACAGCAGCCCGGGGCTGA
- a CDS encoding MDR family MFS transporter gives MAATATTPPDNGALTHRQIVTILVGLMMGMFLAALDQTIVATAIRTIADDLKGLDQQAWATTAYLITSTIVTPLYGKLSDIYGRKKFFSAAITIFVIGSMLCTLSQSMLQLAFYRAFQGLGAGGLFSLALAIIGDIVPPRERAKYQGYFLAVFGTSSVLGPVIGGFFAGQDTLLGISGWRWVFLVNVPIGIAALLVVARTLHLNHTRLDHRIDWWGAVTLSVGLVPLLLVAEQGRDWGWASGRSIACFVVGGLGIVAFLLVERAMKDEALLPLTLFTNRTVAVASGASVLIGMAMFGGLACLPLYLQIVKGASPTKAGLLLLPLTLGIMFGSILSGQIISRTGRYRRFPIMGAALLAVALFVFHYVHADTPLWQTMIVMVFFGLGLGFNFQPLTLAVQNAVSPRMIGVATSSATFTRQIGGTLGTAVFLSILFSTVGDKIASALQKAVPTPEFQAALKDPANAAFAKQMQAAQASGGSASGTGVLKDSSFLNSLDARLAKPFLQGFSDSMDLVFLVGSGVMVVGFLVMLFLPHVELRGGSAYSERGASDKADAQRAAAGDEAAVAPPAMGH, from the coding sequence ATGGCAGCAACCGCCACCACACCGCCGGACAACGGCGCCCTCACGCACCGGCAGATCGTCACGATCCTCGTCGGCCTGATGATGGGCATGTTCCTCGCCGCGCTCGACCAGACCATCGTCGCCACGGCCATCCGGACCATCGCCGACGACCTCAAGGGCCTCGACCAGCAGGCCTGGGCCACCACGGCATACCTGATCACGTCGACGATCGTCACGCCGCTGTACGGCAAGCTCTCCGACATCTACGGCCGCAAGAAGTTCTTCTCGGCCGCCATCACGATCTTCGTCATCGGCTCGATGCTCTGCACGCTGTCGCAGTCGATGCTCCAGCTCGCCTTCTACCGCGCGTTCCAGGGCCTCGGCGCCGGCGGCCTCTTCTCGCTGGCCCTCGCCATCATCGGCGACATCGTGCCGCCGCGGGAGCGCGCCAAGTACCAGGGCTACTTCCTCGCCGTCTTCGGCACCTCGAGCGTCCTCGGCCCGGTCATCGGCGGCTTCTTCGCCGGCCAGGACACCCTGCTCGGCATCTCCGGCTGGCGCTGGGTCTTCCTCGTGAACGTGCCGATCGGTATCGCCGCCCTGCTCGTCGTCGCCCGCACCCTGCACCTCAACCACACCCGCCTCGACCACCGGATCGACTGGTGGGGCGCGGTCACGCTGTCGGTGGGCCTCGTGCCGCTGCTGCTCGTCGCCGAGCAGGGCCGCGACTGGGGCTGGGCCTCGGGCCGCTCGATCGCCTGCTTCGTCGTCGGCGGCCTCGGGATCGTGGCCTTCCTCCTGGTCGAGCGCGCCATGAAGGACGAGGCACTGCTGCCGCTGACTCTCTTCACGAACCGCACCGTCGCCGTCGCCTCCGGGGCTTCGGTCCTGATCGGCATGGCCATGTTCGGCGGCCTCGCGTGCCTGCCGCTCTACCTGCAGATCGTCAAGGGCGCCTCGCCCACCAAGGCCGGCCTGCTGCTGCTGCCGCTGACGCTGGGCATCATGTTCGGCTCGATCCTGTCCGGACAGATCATCAGCCGCACCGGCCGCTACCGCCGGTTCCCGATCATGGGTGCCGCTCTGCTCGCCGTGGCGCTGTTCGTCTTCCACTACGTCCACGCCGACACCCCGCTGTGGCAGACGATGATCGTGATGGTCTTCTTCGGCCTCGGCCTCGGCTTCAACTTCCAGCCGCTGACCCTGGCCGTCCAGAATGCCGTGTCGCCGCGGATGATCGGCGTCGCCACCTCCTCGGCCACCTTCACCCGCCAGATCGGCGGCACGCTCGGCACGGCGGTCTTCCTGTCGATCCTGTTCTCGACCGTGGGCGACAAGATCGCCTCGGCCCTGCAGAAGGCCGTCCCGACGCCGGAGTTCCAGGCCGCGCTCAAGGACCCGGCCAACGCGGCGTTCGCCAAGCAGATGCAAGCGGCGCAGGCCTCGGGTGGCAGCGCGTCCGGCACCGGCGTGCTCAAGGACTCCTCGTTCCTGAACTCGCTCGACGCCCGGCTCGCCAAGCCGTTCCTCCAGGGGTTCTCGGACTCGATGGACCTGGTGTTCCTCGTCGGGTCCGGCGTCATGGTGGTCGGCTTCCTGGTGATGCTGTTCCTGCCGCACGTCGAGCTGCGCGGCGGGTCGGCGTACTCCGAGCGAGGTGCCTCGGACAAGGCGGACGCCCAGCGGGCCGCCGCCGGTGACGAGGCCGCGGTCGCCCCGCCGGCGATGGGTCACTGA
- a CDS encoding MarR family winged helix-turn-helix transcriptional regulator, producing MTTPDHRLDRATAQRVSLDLVRLVKLLKAVRQHAPRLHPAVDTMAYPVLFNLAHEERRVSALAECVHSDISTTSRQVSSLVGHGLLEKVSDPEDGRAQVVRLSPAGHDLLARIQEQRNAWFEQLLEGWTAQEASDFADHLERFTAALERSHLSSPTSTTSTTEH from the coding sequence ATGACGACCCCTGACCACCGACTCGACCGGGCCACGGCCCAGCGGGTCAGCCTCGACCTGGTCCGCCTGGTCAAGCTGCTCAAGGCCGTCCGCCAGCACGCCCCACGGCTGCACCCGGCGGTGGACACCATGGCCTACCCGGTCCTGTTCAACCTCGCCCACGAGGAGCGCCGCGTCTCGGCGCTCGCCGAGTGCGTGCACTCGGACATCTCCACCACCAGCCGCCAGGTGAGCAGCCTGGTCGGCCACGGCCTTCTCGAGAAGGTCAGCGACCCGGAGGACGGCCGGGCGCAGGTGGTGCGGCTCAGCCCCGCCGGGCACGACCTGCTCGCCCGGATCCAGGAGCAGCGCAACGCCTGGTTCGAGCAGCTGCTCGAGGGCTGGACCGCCCAGGAGGCCAGCGACTTCGCCGACCACCTGGAGCGCTTCACCGCCGCCCTCGAGCGGTCGCACCTCTCCTCACCCACGTCCACCACGTCCACCACGGAGCACTGA
- a CDS encoding maleylpyruvate isomerase N-terminal domain-containing protein, translated as MPLHPAAPEDLAGLVAAYEQATQAVVDLGRSCRDEDFSRPTTREGWTVRDEIAHVVAGDPAHRTGVSAPKLVSELELVAERRVRGLTEDPGAVAALRRDTINAWVAEQDIRQALGRPGDLDSPAAAIVMEELFARLPELVAERAAVPPGNVVILEVTGPVLGRAGVWVDSGEDGQAKGIPLFSGVAHDGDPRDVFTTITLSTDAVTRRSAGRGTVDDIHYTAHGDEDVARRVLENLTLTS; from the coding sequence ATGCCTCTGCACCCGGCAGCCCCTGAGGACCTCGCCGGCCTGGTCGCCGCGTACGAGCAGGCGACGCAGGCCGTGGTCGACCTCGGCCGCAGCTGCCGCGACGAGGACTTCTCCCGACCGACCACGCGCGAGGGGTGGACGGTGCGCGACGAGATCGCGCACGTCGTCGCCGGCGACCCGGCGCACCGCACGGGGGTGAGCGCGCCGAAGCTCGTCTCCGAGCTCGAGCTGGTCGCCGAGCGCCGCGTGCGCGGCCTCACCGAGGACCCCGGTGCCGTCGCCGCCCTGCGGCGGGACACCATCAACGCCTGGGTGGCCGAGCAGGACATCCGCCAGGCCCTCGGCCGGCCGGGCGACCTGGACTCGCCCGCGGCGGCCATCGTCATGGAGGAGCTGTTCGCCCGGCTGCCCGAGCTGGTCGCCGAGCGGGCCGCCGTACCGCCCGGCAACGTCGTCATCCTCGAGGTGACCGGGCCCGTGCTGGGGCGTGCGGGCGTGTGGGTGGACTCCGGCGAGGACGGCCAGGCCAAGGGCATCCCGCTGTTCTCGGGCGTGGCCCACGACGGCGACCCGCGTGACGTCTTCACGACCATCACCCTGTCGACCGACGCTGTCACCCGGCGCAGCGCGGGTCGCGGCACCGTCGACGACATCCACTACACGGCGCACGGTGACGAGGACGTCGCCCGGCGCGTGCTGGAGAACCTCACCCTCACCTCCTGA
- a CDS encoding cytochrome c oxidase assembly protein: MSTSASAPARLPTRLPLWVLAVAGLVAAPLAAVVGQAAVAPVVSDPGAVVRWGVVYARVVHDVAASATVGLLLNAAFLVPETTRTRRRETATRLAGVAAALWALASVAGALLTMADSIGIPLTDPGFPQQFTTFAWQFLPVRVELITAGVALVVCVGAFVATSRATMAWLFALAVGALLPLALAGHAAGATDHSTAVNSLAVHLVAATLWVGGLLGLAVLRPLLGRDLAATATRFSAVALWCFVAVALSGVQNAYLRVGDLSNLGTRYGALVLVKTLALVLLGVAGWRHRRALLPRLAGEGSTAAFVRLVLAELVVMGIAFGTAVALSRSAPPVPDAVVPDASRSFILTGYPQPSALTGASWVTAWSTEWIWVALSVLAVGLYLAGVVRLRRRGDAWPVHRTVLWVLGWVVFVYAVCGAPGVYGRVLFSMHMVMHMVVAMLVPLLLVPGAPILLALRTLPARRDKTWGPRELLLQVVHSRAMRVLSNPVVAAALFFFSLAIFYYSPLFELALRTHTGHVLMLLHFLLTGYLFVWVLVGVDPGPRKWPPLMLLVVLFATMSFHAFFGVVMTSSTTVLAPDFFETLKLPWMTDPLGDQHRAGAIAWGIGEVPTVALTLMVAIAWVRSDRAESRRRDRQADRDGDAELAAYNAHLAQLRERGRGGS, from the coding sequence ATGAGCACGTCCGCGTCCGCGCCCGCCCGGCTGCCCACGCGCCTGCCGCTGTGGGTGCTGGCCGTGGCCGGTCTCGTGGCTGCCCCCCTCGCGGCGGTCGTCGGGCAGGCCGCCGTCGCGCCCGTGGTCTCCGACCCGGGGGCCGTCGTGCGGTGGGGTGTCGTCTACGCCCGCGTCGTCCACGACGTGGCCGCCTCGGCCACGGTGGGGCTGCTGCTCAACGCGGCGTTCCTCGTACCCGAGACGACCCGCACGCGGCGCCGCGAGACCGCCACGCGCCTGGCCGGCGTCGCCGCGGCCCTCTGGGCGCTGGCCTCGGTCGCCGGTGCGCTGCTCACCATGGCCGACTCCATCGGCATACCGCTCACCGACCCGGGCTTCCCGCAGCAGTTCACGACGTTCGCCTGGCAGTTCCTGCCGGTGCGGGTCGAGCTCATCACGGCCGGGGTCGCGCTCGTCGTGTGCGTGGGGGCGTTCGTCGCGACCAGCCGGGCGACGATGGCCTGGCTGTTCGCCCTCGCGGTCGGCGCGCTGCTGCCGCTGGCCCTGGCCGGCCACGCCGCCGGTGCGACCGACCACTCCACCGCGGTCAACTCCCTCGCCGTGCACCTCGTCGCCGCCACGCTCTGGGTGGGCGGCCTGCTCGGGCTGGCGGTGCTGCGCCCGCTGCTCGGCCGCGACCTGGCCGCGACCGCCACGCGGTTCTCCGCGGTGGCCCTGTGGTGCTTCGTGGCCGTCGCGCTCTCCGGCGTCCAGAACGCGTACCTGCGGGTGGGCGACCTCAGCAACCTCGGCACGCGCTACGGCGCGCTGGTCCTGGTCAAGACGCTGGCGCTCGTGCTCCTCGGCGTCGCGGGCTGGCGGCACCGCCGCGCCCTGCTGCCCCGGCTCGCCGGCGAGGGCTCGACGGCTGCCTTCGTCCGGCTCGTCCTGGCCGAACTGGTCGTCATGGGCATCGCGTTCGGCACGGCGGTGGCGCTCTCGCGCTCGGCCCCGCCGGTCCCGGACGCGGTGGTCCCCGACGCCAGCCGGTCCTTCATCCTCACGGGCTACCCACAGCCGTCGGCGCTGACCGGTGCGTCGTGGGTGACCGCCTGGAGCACGGAGTGGATCTGGGTCGCCCTCTCGGTCCTCGCCGTCGGCCTCTACCTCGCCGGCGTCGTGCGGCTGCGCCGCCGCGGCGACGCCTGGCCGGTCCACCGCACCGTCCTGTGGGTGCTCGGCTGGGTCGTGTTCGTGTATGCCGTGTGCGGCGCCCCCGGCGTCTACGGCCGGGTGCTCTTCTCGATGCACATGGTGATGCACATGGTCGTCGCGATGCTCGTGCCGCTGCTGCTCGTGCCCGGCGCGCCGATCCTGCTCGCGCTGCGCACCCTCCCCGCCCGGCGAGACAAGACCTGGGGCCCGCGCGAGCTCCTGCTCCAGGTCGTGCACTCAAGGGCCATGCGGGTGCTGTCCAACCCCGTGGTGGCCGCAGCCCTGTTCTTCTTCAGCCTCGCGATCTTCTACTACTCGCCGCTGTTCGAGCTGGCCCTGCGCACCCACACCGGGCACGTGCTGATGCTGCTGCACTTCCTGCTCACCGGGTACCTGTTCGTCTGGGTGCTCGTCGGCGTCGACCCGGGGCCGCGGAAGTGGCCGCCGCTGATGCTGCTCGTCGTGCTGTTCGCGACGATGAGCTTCCACGCGTTCTTCGGCGTCGTGATGACCAGCAGCACCACCGTCCTGGCGCCCGACTTCTTCGAGACCCTCAAGCTGCCGTGGATGACCGACCCGCTCGGTGACCAGCACCGTGCCGGTGCCATCGCCTGGGGCATCGGCGAGGTCCCGACCGTCGCACTGACGCTGATGGTGGCCATCGCCTGGGTGCGGTCGGACCGCGCCGAGAGCCGTCGCCGGGACCGGCAGGCCGACCGCGACGGCGACGCCGAGCTCGCGGCGTACAACGCGCACCTGGCGCAGCTGCGCGAGCGTGGACGAGGAGGGTCGTGA
- a CDS encoding carbon-nitrogen family hydrolase: MRVAVVQVGYGDAEPVAERVERVAAVVRAQAGHDLVVLPELWAPGGFAYREWQDRAEPVDGPTGQAMSAAARDAGVVLHAGSIIERPADGEVGSDGHGLWNTSLVYGRDGSLLAAYRKVHRFGFGAGEPKLLDAGGDVVVVDLPLGDGGSVRTGLSTCYDLRFPELYRRQVDAGATLFVVPAAWPAARVRHWTLLAHARAVEDQCVVVACNTAGTHAGTEMGGHSQVVSATGEALAMAGTDEQVLSVEVDLDAVAAWREQFPVLRDRRL, encoded by the coding sequence ATGAGGGTTGCGGTGGTGCAGGTCGGCTACGGCGACGCCGAGCCGGTCGCGGAGCGGGTCGAGCGGGTCGCCGCCGTGGTGCGGGCGCAGGCCGGTCACGACCTCGTCGTGCTGCCCGAGCTGTGGGCACCGGGCGGCTTCGCCTACCGCGAGTGGCAGGACCGGGCCGAGCCCGTCGACGGCCCGACCGGGCAGGCGATGTCCGCCGCGGCCCGGGACGCCGGTGTCGTCCTGCACGCCGGGTCCATCATCGAGCGCCCGGCCGATGGCGAGGTGGGCAGCGACGGGCACGGCCTGTGGAACACCTCGCTCGTCTACGGCCGGGACGGGAGCCTGCTCGCGGCATACCGCAAGGTGCACCGGTTCGGCTTCGGCGCGGGCGAGCCGAAGCTGCTCGACGCGGGCGGGGACGTCGTCGTGGTGGACCTGCCGCTGGGCGACGGCGGCAGCGTCCGGACCGGCCTGTCCACCTGCTACGACCTGCGCTTCCCCGAGCTGTACCGGCGGCAGGTCGACGCCGGGGCCACCCTCTTCGTCGTCCCGGCCGCCTGGCCGGCCGCGCGCGTGCGGCACTGGACGCTGCTCGCGCACGCCCGCGCGGTCGAGGACCAGTGCGTCGTCGTCGCGTGCAACACCGCGGGCACGCACGCCGGCACCGAGATGGGCGGTCACTCCCAGGTCGTCTCGGCCACGGGCGAGGCGCTCGCCATGGCCGGCACGGACGAGCAGGTGCTCAGCGTCGAGGTCGACCTCGACGCGGTGGCGGCCTGGCGCGAGCAGTTCCCGGTCCTGCGGGACCGGCGGCTGTGA
- a CDS encoding NHL domain-containing thioredoxin family protein: MGRDAQDHAVVTRTRLRAPELRGRGWLNTGGRELSLADLRGRVVVLDFWTFCCVNCLHVLDELRPLEERYADSLVLVGVHSPKFEHEADPDALAAAVERYTVHHPVLDDPDLVTWQAYTARAWPTLVVVDPEGYIVASMSGEGHAHGLSVLVEELVEEHRAKGTLREGDSPYTPPPAPSTALRFPGKAVALGDGSFLVSDTTHHDVVHLEADLQTERRRFADHDGDGPGRLNEPQGLLLLPADVAERVGYDVVVADSVNHQVKGLRLADGAWTVLAGTRRQLRERSGSGPALRQDLSTPWDVAWFLDRVVVAMAGTHQLWALHLAADPAENTVAVLAGTTAEGIRDGVADEAWFAQPSGLAASADGARLWVADSETSALRSLDLTDDGFTVTTHVGTGLFDFGHRDGAASQALLQHPLGVTVLPDGSVAVSDTYNGAVRRFDPVAGEVTTLATGLREPSDAVVERTDDGETRLVVVESAAHELVRIPLPDKATRVDGLAHQTQRPRTELAPGAVRLEVTFTPPTGQKLDHRWGDPTRLMVSATPEALLREGAGSAQGLTRELVLDPSVVDGVLHVSVQAASCDGDPVTGEVPEHAACHLYQQDWGIPVVLVEGAPDALTLDLRGTS, translated from the coding sequence TTGGGACGAGACGCACAGGACCACGCCGTGGTGACCCGCACCCGGCTGCGGGCGCCGGAGCTGCGCGGGCGTGGGTGGCTCAACACCGGCGGCCGCGAGCTGTCGCTGGCCGACCTGCGGGGCCGGGTCGTCGTGCTCGACTTCTGGACGTTCTGCTGCGTGAACTGCCTGCACGTCCTGGACGAGCTCCGCCCGCTCGAGGAGAGGTACGCCGACTCGCTCGTGCTCGTCGGCGTCCACTCGCCCAAGTTCGAGCACGAGGCGGACCCGGACGCCCTGGCCGCCGCCGTCGAGCGGTATACCGTGCACCACCCGGTCCTCGACGACCCCGACCTCGTCACCTGGCAGGCGTACACCGCCCGTGCCTGGCCCACCCTGGTCGTCGTCGACCCCGAGGGGTACATCGTCGCGTCCATGTCCGGCGAGGGCCACGCCCACGGGCTCTCGGTCCTCGTCGAGGAGCTGGTCGAGGAGCACCGGGCGAAGGGCACGCTGCGCGAGGGCGACTCGCCCTACACCCCGCCGCCGGCACCGTCGACCGCCCTGCGCTTCCCGGGCAAGGCCGTCGCCCTCGGCGACGGGTCGTTCCTCGTGTCCGACACGACCCACCACGACGTGGTCCACCTCGAGGCCGACCTGCAGACCGAGCGCAGGCGCTTCGCCGACCACGACGGCGACGGCCCCGGGCGGCTCAACGAGCCGCAGGGCCTGCTGCTCCTGCCCGCGGACGTGGCCGAGCGGGTCGGCTACGACGTGGTCGTCGCCGACTCGGTGAACCACCAGGTCAAGGGACTGCGCCTCGCCGACGGGGCGTGGACCGTGCTCGCCGGCACCCGGCGGCAGCTGCGCGAGCGGTCCGGCAGCGGTCCGGCCCTGCGCCAGGACCTGTCGACGCCGTGGGACGTCGCCTGGTTCCTCGACCGCGTGGTCGTCGCCATGGCCGGGACCCACCAGCTGTGGGCGCTGCACCTGGCCGCCGACCCGGCCGAGAACACCGTCGCGGTCCTCGCCGGCACGACCGCCGAGGGCATCCGGGACGGCGTCGCCGACGAGGCGTGGTTCGCCCAGCCGTCGGGGCTCGCCGCCTCGGCCGACGGCGCCCGGCTGTGGGTCGCCGACTCCGAGACCTCGGCCCTGCGCTCGCTCGACCTCACCGACGACGGCTTCACCGTGACGACCCACGTCGGGACGGGCCTGTTCGACTTCGGCCACCGGGACGGCGCCGCGAGCCAGGCCCTGCTGCAGCACCCGCTCGGGGTCACCGTCCTCCCCGACGGGTCGGTCGCGGTCAGCGACACGTACAACGGCGCGGTCCGCCGGTTCGACCCGGTGGCGGGCGAGGTGACGACGCTGGCGACCGGGCTGCGCGAACCGTCCGACGCCGTCGTCGAGCGCACGGACGACGGCGAGACGCGACTCGTCGTCGTGGAGTCCGCGGCGCACGAGCTGGTCCGCATCCCGTTGCCCGACAAGGCGACCCGCGTCGACGGCCTCGCCCACCAGACGCAGCGGCCGCGCACCGAGCTGGCGCCCGGCGCGGTCCGCCTCGAGGTGACCTTCACCCCGCCGACCGGCCAGAAGCTCGACCACCGGTGGGGTGACCCGACGCGGCTCATGGTGTCGGCGACCCCCGAGGCGCTGCTGCGCGAGGGGGCCGGGAGCGCCCAGGGCCTGACCCGCGAGCTGGTCCTCGACCCGTCGGTCGTCGACGGAGTGCTGCACGTCTCGGTGCAGGCCGCCTCGTGCGACGGCGACCCCGTCACCGGCGAGGTGCCCGAGCACGCGGCGTGCCACCTGTACCAGCAGGACTGGGGGATCCCGGTCGTGCTCGTCGAGGGCGCACCCGACGCGCTCACGCTCGACCTGCGGGGCACCTCCTGA
- a CDS encoding D-alanyl-D-alanine carboxypeptidase family protein, which translates to MGVATTLATRRPARLGLVAAIGLGVVLGGAAAADAAIGHVRTQSSPLTVRSGPGTSYAAVGAVARGARITIVCHTKGSRVKGPYGSTDVWDKLGDGRWVADAYTSSSDPSPECSPSALDTVAVAYRGSRPCSTDERPYTNGRVPRSALCTLRDARSESLRPKAAAAFDGLSAAYRQHSGHALCVTDSYRSYDEQVAVKATRGRWAATPGRSEHGLGLAVDLCGGVDRFGTDAHLWMVVNAPRYGWTHPGWADAGGSLPEPWHWEYTG; encoded by the coding sequence ATGGGCGTCGCCACCACCCTCGCCACGCGCCGGCCGGCACGGCTCGGCCTCGTGGCCGCAATCGGGCTCGGCGTCGTGCTCGGCGGCGCCGCAGCCGCGGACGCGGCGATCGGGCACGTCCGCACCCAGAGCAGCCCCCTCACGGTCCGGTCCGGTCCCGGCACGTCGTATGCCGCCGTGGGCGCCGTCGCCCGCGGCGCCCGCATCACGATCGTTTGCCACACCAAGGGATCTCGCGTGAAGGGGCCCTACGGGTCGACCGACGTGTGGGACAAGCTGGGCGACGGCCGCTGGGTCGCGGACGCGTACACCTCCTCGTCCGACCCCTCGCCCGAGTGCTCGCCGTCGGCCCTCGACACGGTCGCCGTCGCGTACCGCGGCAGCCGGCCGTGCAGCACCGACGAGCGGCCCTACACCAACGGCCGGGTGCCCCGCTCCGCGCTCTGCACCCTGCGCGACGCCCGCTCGGAGTCGTTGCGCCCCAAGGCTGCTGCCGCGTTCGACGGCCTCAGCGCGGCATACCGGCAGCACAGCGGACACGCCCTCTGCGTCACCGACTCCTACCGCTCCTACGACGAGCAGGTGGCCGTCAAGGCCACGCGCGGTCGGTGGGCCGCCACACCGGGTCGCAGCGAACACGGCCTCGGGCTCGCGGTCGACCTGTGCGGTGGTGTCGACCGGTTCGGTACCGACGCCCACCTCTGGATGGTCGTCAACGCGCCGCGCTACGGCTGGACCCACCCCGGGTGGGCGGACGCGGGCGGCTCGCTGCCCGAGCCCTGGCACTGGGAGTACACCGGCTGA
- a CDS encoding DUF6458 family protein, producing MYIGLGIFLLVVGAIITFAYTGDASLGGVLSVHAVGWICIVAGILAILLSLVMTRRTTAGGYSARRVSHQDPATGTRVDEVDVDRNDRL from the coding sequence ATGTACATCGGACTTGGGATCTTCCTGCTCGTCGTGGGCGCGATCATCACGTTCGCCTACACCGGTGACGCGAGCCTGGGCGGGGTGCTCAGCGTCCACGCCGTCGGCTGGATCTGCATCGTCGCCGGCATCCTGGCGATCCTCCTGTCGCTGGTCATGACGCGGCGCACCACCGCGGGTGGCTACTCCGCGCGCCGCGTGAGCCACCAGGACCCGGCCACCGGGACCCGCGTCGACGAGGTCGACGTCGACCGCAACGACCGTCTCTGA
- a CDS encoding CHAP domain-containing protein yields the protein MRLSTITHKPVRAAVAAAIGLGVVAGGAALAEAATGTVKTTGANLTVRSGPGTSYRAVGSLAKGTRVDITCQTRGTTVSGPYGTSSWWDKIGSGRFVADAYIYTGSDGRVAPLCGGVSSTPSGVKDDYPYRGQGTGVDPWNFYKGQCTSFAAWRVNHNLGIRFSNSYKGQHWGNAEHWDNAARAAGIPVYKTPKVGDIAVRSSGTYGHVAYVAKVNADGTFMVEEYNHVRSDTYSYRKAHRGTDADGFTDFIRFKG from the coding sequence ATGCGACTGAGCACCATCACCCACAAGCCGGTGCGCGCGGCGGTCGCCGCGGCGATCGGCCTCGGCGTCGTGGCCGGGGGAGCGGCCCTCGCCGAGGCCGCGACCGGCACCGTCAAGACAACGGGCGCGAACCTCACCGTCCGCTCCGGACCGGGCACGTCCTACCGCGCGGTGGGCAGCCTCGCCAAGGGCACCCGGGTGGACATCACCTGCCAGACCCGGGGCACCACGGTCAGCGGCCCGTACGGCACCTCGAGCTGGTGGGACAAGATCGGCAGCGGCCGCTTCGTCGCCGACGCCTACATCTACACCGGCTCCGACGGGCGGGTCGCCCCCCTGTGCGGCGGCGTCTCGTCCACCCCCAGCGGCGTCAAGGACGACTACCCGTACCGCGGACAGGGCACCGGCGTCGACCCGTGGAACTTCTACAAGGGCCAGTGCACGTCCTTCGCTGCCTGGCGGGTGAACCACAACCTGGGCATCCGGTTCTCCAACTCCTACAAGGGCCAGCACTGGGGCAACGCCGAGCACTGGGACAACGCCGCCCGCGCTGCCGGCATCCCCGTGTACAAGACCCCGAAGGTCGGCGACATCGCGGTCCGCAGCAGCGGCACCTACGGCCACGTGGCGTACGTCGCGAAGGTCAACGCGGACGGCACCTTCATGGTGGAGGAGTACAACCACGTGCGCTCCGACACCTACAGCTACCGCAAGGCGCACCGCGGCACGGACGCCGACGGCTTCACCGACTTCATCCGCTTCAAGGGCTGA